One uncultured Methanobrevibacter sp. genomic window carries:
- a CDS encoding phage terminase large subunit, whose amino-acid sequence MYNEKGEFYLDARDKAILQKCVYENPYIPFSPFPKQAEMILATEKEVLIGGAAGGSKSTSLLMRALFYVQDDANEYHALILRRTLSDLKRKGALIHKASQWLNRKEIQRDPSIRPKWDGTEHSWTFPNDNSLTFGYLRNINDLDTYQGSEYQFIGIDELTQLERFKYIYMRSRVRKTKDNKLPTQLMCSSNPGKRGNKWVRERFIEKIDTDIQDKSQIRFISSSYLDNIYLDRKDYEEYLMGLDRVTREQLMNGNWYASVKGQLFDESDFHLISHDEYMKIPIIKIIRYWDLAATEVLTDDKLKGSDPDYTAGVLLAKDLSGNIYILDSYEFQLESRNLINEILNTAARDKSDVQYIELDGSTGKNFGLLIIDELNRRGFTTGAGNSRENKIDRARRVSADIQKNGIFLVGRDRTGFTKKWAMEFLEKITAYPNEAIHDDCVVAFTGGYEKIVGEKQSQRVNVDKWYST is encoded by the coding sequence ATGTACAATGAAAAAGGTGAATTCTATTTAGATGCTCGAGATAAAGCTATTCTTCAGAAGTGTGTATATGAGAATCCATATATTCCATTCTCTCCATTTCCAAAACAGGCTGAAATGATATTGGCAACTGAAAAGGAAGTACTGATTGGTGGAGCTGCAGGTGGAAGTAAATCCACCAGTCTGTTAATGAGAGCTTTGTTTTATGTTCAGGATGATGCCAATGAATACCATGCGTTAATCTTGAGAAGAACATTATCTGACCTGAAGCGTAAAGGTGCATTGATTCACAAAGCTAGTCAATGGCTTAACAGAAAGGAAATTCAAAGAGACCCATCTATTAGGCCAAAGTGGGATGGAACAGAACATTCATGGACATTCCCAAACGACAATTCATTAACATTTGGATATCTAAGAAACATTAACGACTTGGATACTTATCAAGGTTCTGAATATCAATTCATTGGTATTGATGAGCTGACACAACTTGAAAGATTCAAATATATTTATATGAGGTCAAGGGTAAGGAAAACTAAAGACAATAAACTCCCAACACAGTTAATGTGCTCTAGTAATCCTGGTAAGCGTGGAAACAAATGGGTGCGTGAAAGATTCATAGAAAAAATAGACACTGACATTCAGGATAAATCACAAATCAGATTCATTAGCTCCAGTTATTTGGATAATATTTATTTGGATAGAAAAGACTATGAAGAATATCTTATGGGATTGGATCGAGTAACAAGAGAACAGTTAATGAATGGTAACTGGTATGCTTCAGTTAAAGGTCAGCTATTCGATGAATCAGACTTCCATTTGATTTCTCATGATGAATACATGAAGATTCCAATAATTAAGATTATCCGATATTGGGATCTTGCAGCTACTGAAGTATTGACTGATGATAAATTGAAAGGTAGTGATCCAGATTATACTGCAGGAGTTCTACTAGCTAAAGATCTATCTGGAAATATTTACATCCTGGACTCATATGAATTTCAACTTGAGTCAAGAAACTTAATCAATGAAATACTGAATACTGCTGCACGTGACAAGTCAGATGTACAGTACATAGAACTCGATGGAAGCACAGGTAAAAACTTCGGATTATTAATAATTGATGAGTTAAACAGAAGAGGGTTCACTACAGGTGCTGGTAACTCAAGAGAAAACAAAATTGATAGGGCAAGAAGAGTTTCAGCCGATATTCAGAAGAATGGAATTTTCCTAGTTGGGAGGGATAGAACAGGGTTTACGAAAAAATGGGCCATGGAATTTTTAGAAAAAATTACAGCTTATCCCAATGAAGCTATTCATGATGACTGTGTGGTGGCATTTACAGGGGGTTATGAAAAAATAGTTGGAGAAAAACAATCACAAAGAGTTAATGTGGATAAATGGTATTCTACATAA